In Pedobacter sp. W3I1, one DNA window encodes the following:
- a CDS encoding polysaccharide lyase family 1 protein, with protein MLNRKKSGQLMINPIVQKCFKRILGVLFLGITAYTAQAQQLAFPGAEGFGRFATGGRGGSVYHVTNLNDTGEGSFRDAVSKPGRTVVFDVSGVIKIGGKIAVSPRITIAGQTAPKEGITIYGNSVSFKDSTIVRYVRFRGSINMSKGSCTVVADDLNDIIFDHVSIEWGRWDNLHIKKSKNVTLQYCVVAESIDPQRFGALLEVPEYVTMHHCLFEGNQSRNPKAKAKIEFINNVVYNWGKSGFVGGHSSADHYQDLVGNYFISGPSSTDSFLSMFSKTDHVYHRDNYTDLNKDGKLNGRLITDEDFVKEMATLLKEPSLLPKSSVKISTAEKAYQTVLAEAGSSLKRDAVDLRIMGYLKSIGTKGAIFKTEADAGGQPQTKLAKSAIKDADQDGIPDAWEKSKRLNPKEATDAQKINANGYSNLEQYLNDLVK; from the coding sequence ATGTTAAATAGAAAGAAATCCGGTCAGTTGATGATCAATCCAATTGTACAAAAGTGTTTTAAAAGAATATTAGGTGTCCTGTTTTTGGGCATAACAGCTTATACAGCCCAGGCCCAGCAACTGGCTTTTCCAGGAGCAGAAGGTTTTGGCCGTTTTGCCACTGGCGGCCGAGGGGGAAGCGTGTACCATGTAACCAACCTGAATGATACTGGCGAAGGTTCTTTTAGAGATGCAGTGAGCAAACCGGGCCGAACGGTTGTATTTGATGTTTCGGGGGTAATCAAGATCGGTGGCAAAATTGCTGTATCTCCAAGGATTACCATTGCCGGACAAACCGCTCCAAAAGAAGGGATCACCATTTATGGCAATAGTGTGTCTTTTAAAGATTCAACCATTGTGCGTTATGTCCGTTTTAGGGGCAGCATCAACATGTCTAAAGGTTCATGTACGGTGGTCGCTGACGATCTGAACGATATCATTTTCGATCATGTTTCGATCGAATGGGGACGCTGGGATAACCTGCACATTAAAAAAAGCAAAAACGTAACCTTACAGTATTGCGTGGTTGCCGAAAGTATAGATCCACAACGTTTTGGTGCCCTGTTAGAGGTGCCGGAATATGTAACCATGCACCATTGTTTGTTTGAAGGCAACCAGAGTCGCAACCCAAAGGCGAAAGCCAAAATAGAATTTATCAACAATGTGGTATACAACTGGGGCAAGAGTGGTTTTGTCGGGGGACACTCAAGCGCCGATCATTATCAGGATCTGGTAGGTAATTACTTTATTTCAGGACCAAGTTCTACCGATAGTTTTTTGAGCATGTTCAGCAAAACAGACCATGTTTACCACCGCGATAATTATACCGACCTTAACAAGGACGGAAAACTAAATGGCCGTCTCATTACTGATGAAGACTTTGTCAAAGAAATGGCTACGCTTCTCAAAGAACCTTCACTTCTGCCAAAAAGCAGTGTTAAAATAAGCACGGCCGAAAAAGCTTATCAAACAGTTTTGGCAGAAGCGGGTTCTTCATTAAAGAGAGATGCAGTAGATCTCCGCATTATGGGCTATTTAAAAAGTATAGGTACAAAAGGTGCCATATTTAAAACCGAGGCTGATGCCGGTGGGCAACCGCAAACAAAATTGGCGAAATCGGCTATAAAAGATGCAGATCAGGATGGAATTCCAGATGCTTGGGAAAAATCAAAACGCTTAAACCCGAAAGAGGCTACTGATGCACAGAAAATTAATGCAAATGGCTATAGCAACCTGGAACAATATTTAAATGATTTAGTAAAATAA
- a CDS encoding RagB/SusD family nutrient uptake outer membrane protein, with translation MNKNLYITITSCLLFVLVLSSILSCKKAFDIEPEDALEASQTYRNVYDADAAVLGIYGKFVKLADKYMLLNELRGDLLDVTSNANNYLKQLGTQTVAADNSYADPKPFYEVIINCNDALKNFNIMREKKLLDNMQYYQRYTDILFLRSWLYLQLGIHYGSVPYVTDALTTIADLQDESKFPKLSFEDLLSRLIAETEATPREYLNQNTSAASPTLILPMDVYIVKDGVFKFFIQRRSFLGDLNLWKGNYLKAAGYYKDVMETGTNSSTGSDQQIDLYDTYRVGDDNSQDHSLKTTAVLNPWTKIFSAPLADRIANWERMWTLPFSSNFSPGNPLFTLFSKSGDYLVKPSALSISNWNNQTRLDGSLTDRRGLDMSYRLVNGIEPEVLKYSQNYSLSTPFDKTGVWVIYRAAILHLRYAEAANRLDRKVLAGALINSGIKTAFGTKALYNGVPDTYPFDFNGDGGTIRGNWYRNSGIRGRAVNQDYPITIANTIVEVEDRIMQEEALETAYEGYRWQDLLRIALRRQATDPNYLANKIAAKFEAAGDGASASLVRSRLANKENWYLPFKLK, from the coding sequence ATGAATAAGAATTTATATATCACCATTACCAGCTGTTTATTGTTTGTGCTGGTGCTGAGCAGCATCCTATCGTGTAAAAAGGCTTTCGATATTGAACCTGAAGATGCACTGGAAGCCTCACAAACCTATAGGAATGTATACGATGCCGATGCTGCAGTATTGGGTATTTACGGCAAGTTTGTGAAACTCGCCGATAAATATATGTTGTTGAATGAGTTACGGGGCGATTTGTTGGATGTAACCTCCAATGCCAATAATTATTTAAAACAATTAGGCACACAAACGGTTGCAGCCGATAATTCCTACGCAGATCCAAAACCTTTTTACGAGGTAATTATCAACTGTAATGATGCATTGAAGAACTTCAACATCATGCGGGAGAAAAAATTGCTTGATAACATGCAATATTACCAACGTTATACCGATATTCTGTTTCTGCGCAGCTGGTTATACCTGCAACTGGGCATCCATTACGGCAGTGTGCCCTATGTAACCGATGCCTTAACCACCATAGCTGACCTTCAGGATGAAAGTAAATTTCCGAAACTTTCTTTTGAAGATCTGTTGAGCCGTTTAATTGCTGAAACAGAAGCAACTCCAAGAGAGTACTTAAACCAGAATACTTCCGCTGCCAGTCCAACGCTCATTTTACCAATGGATGTATACATCGTTAAGGATGGTGTTTTTAAATTTTTTATCCAACGCCGATCGTTTCTCGGTGATCTGAATCTTTGGAAAGGAAACTATCTAAAGGCTGCGGGTTACTATAAAGATGTGATGGAAACGGGCACCAATTCGAGTACAGGAAGCGATCAGCAGATTGATCTGTACGATACCTACCGTGTTGGCGACGATAACTCGCAGGATCACTCTTTAAAAACAACTGCCGTACTTAACCCCTGGACCAAAATCTTTTCGGCGCCATTAGCCGATCGTATTGCCAACTGGGAGCGGATGTGGACATTGCCTTTTAGCAGCAACTTTTCGCCGGGTAATCCTTTGTTTACCCTTTTCTCCAAATCAGGCGATTACCTGGTTAAACCTTCGGCTTTATCAATCAGCAACTGGAACAATCAGACCCGTTTAGATGGCAGTTTAACCGATAGAAGAGGTTTGGATATGTCGTACCGATTGGTTAATGGCATTGAACCCGAGGTACTGAAATATTCCCAGAATTACAGCCTGAGCACGCCATTTGATAAAACAGGGGTTTGGGTGATTTACCGTGCGGCCATATTACACCTGCGTTATGCAGAAGCAGCAAACCGTTTAGACCGCAAGGTTTTGGCCGGAGCGTTAATTAACAGCGGGATTAAAACCGCCTTTGGAACCAAAGCACTCTATAATGGTGTCCCTGATACTTATCCATTCGATTTTAATGGGGATGGGGGAACCATCAGGGGCAATTGGTACCGCAATTCGGGCATCAGAGGTCGTGCGGTAAATCAAGATTATCCCATTACAATAGCGAATACTATTGTTGAAGTAGAAGACCGGATTATGCAGGAAGAAGCCCTAGAAACCGCATATGAAGGTTACCGATGGCAAGATCTGCTACGCATCGCTTTGCGCAGACAAGCCACCGATCCCAATTACCTGGCCAATAAAATAGCCGCCAAGTTCGAAGCCGCAGGCGATGGCGCATCAGCCTCGTTAGTACGATCGCGCTTAGCCAACAAAGAAAACTGGTATTTACCTTTTAAATTAAAATAA